The following proteins come from a genomic window of Coffea arabica cultivar ET-39 chromosome 11c, Coffea Arabica ET-39 HiFi, whole genome shotgun sequence:
- the LOC113716464 gene encoding SEC14 cytosolic factor-like, with translation MERSQELALSQMRKSIEKLGTSTEKYGDPTLMRFLIARSMDADKAAKMFVQWRKWRTTFVPLGFIPDSEVQDELGAEKLYLQGLSRKGFPVLLIIVNKHFPAKDQHQFKKFVVHLLDKTIASSFRDREIGNEKLAVVLDLKDISYKNVDTRGLITGFQFLQAYYPERLAKLYILNMPRFFVSVWKMVSYFLEKATLQKITIVTNEEERREVIRDIGEEALPEEYGGRAEHVLMQDVVLTPLNH, from the exons ATGGAGAGAAGTCAAGAACTTGCACTGTCCCAGATGAGGAAATCAATTGAAAAGCTTGGTACTTCCACTGAG AAGTATGGagaccccacattgatgaggtTCTTGATTGCAAGATCAATGGATGCAGATAAAGCTGCAAAGATGTTTGTGCAGTGGCGGAAATGGAGGACTACATTTGTCCCATTAGGATTTATTCCGGATTCTGAAGTTCAGGATGAACTTGGAGCTGAGAAGCTGTACTTACAGGGCTTGTCCAGAAAAGGGTTCCCAGTGCTGCTTATCATAGTCAACAAGCATTTTCCAGCCAAGGATCAGCATCAATTCAAGA AATTTGTGGTTCATCTACTTGACAAGACCATTGCAAG TTCCTTCAGAGACAGAGAAATTGGAAATGAGAAGTTGGCCGTTGTTCTTGATCTAAAGGATATTTCATACAAAAACGTAGATACCCGCGGTCTAATAACCGGCTTCCAATTCCTACAG GCTTACTACCCTGAACGCTTAGCCAAGCTTTACATTTTAAATATGCCCCGGTTCTTCGTGAGTGTCTGGAAGATGGTTTCTTACTTCCTTGAGAAGGCTACTCTTCAAAAG ATAACAATTGTAACCAATGAAGAGGAAAGGAGGGAGGTCATCAGGGACATCGGGGAAGAAGCCTTGCCAGAAGAGTATGGTGGACGAGCAGAGCATGTTCTCATGCAAGATGTTGTATTGACTCCATTGAACCATTAG
- the LOC113716114 gene encoding tabersonine 16-hydroxylase 1-like — translation MAKEIFKTRLAFKVTSYNFSDIMFSPYGKYWKELRKICNMELLSSVHSACKLSNRLEKMSITSRAAFEKRNKDTEKFIQLIDETSSLASGFSLADMYPSIKLLQKVEVGKQDGGGGREDLVDVLLNIQKSGDFERLLADANIKAVILRISLCDVNARACGSYSHTLASRVQDIFAAGSEASATAMEWAISQTIRNPKIMKRAQNEARSIFNDKGNVDESTPS, via the exons ATGGccaaagaaattttcaaaacacgTCTGGCATTCAAGGTTACTTCTTATAATTTCAGTGACATTATGTTCTCTCCCTATGGCAAATACTGGAAAGAATTACGAAAAATCTGCAACATGGAACTTCTCAGTTCAGTCCACAGCGCGTGCAAACTTTCAAATCGATTAGAGAAGATGAG CATCACGAGTCGCGCAGcatttgaaaaaagaaacaaagacaCAGAAAAGTTTATACAGCTTATAGATGAAACCAGTAGTCTGGCGTCAGGGTTCAGCTTAGCGGATATGTACCCTTCTATTAAGTTGCTTCAA AAAGTGGAAGTAGGAAAACAGGATGGTGGAGGAGGTAGGGAGGATCTCGTTGATGTTCTTCTCAATATTCAGAAATCTGGTGACTTTGAACGTCTACTAGCTGATGCAAACATCAAAGCAGTTATCCta AGAATTTCTTTGTGTGATGTCAATGCACGGGCCTGCGGCTCCTACAGTCACACTTTGGCTTCTAGGGTGCAG GACATTTTTGCTGCTGGTAGTGAGGCATCAGCAACGGCCATGGAGTGGGCAATTTCGCAAACGATCAGAAAcccaaaaataatgaaaaggGCACAAAATGAGGCGAGAAGCATCTTCAATGACAAAGGAAATGTTGATGAATCAACGCCTTCATGA